Proteins encoded within one genomic window of Leptolyngbya sp. SIO1E4:
- a CDS encoding alkaline phosphatase family protein: protein MKKTVVINVVGLSSRLIGDHTPKLQRWIAAGQLATIQPVLPAVTCTAQSTYLTGQWPSQTGIVANGWYFRDDCEVRFWRQSNKLVQAPKIWEIARQIDPSFTCANQFWWYNMYSTVDYSVTPRPMYPADGRKLPDIYTQPADLRPRLQAELGQFPLFKFWGPATSVESSQWIANAAKWVEARVNPTLTLIYLPHLDYCLQKVGCEADQIAQDLMDIDHLCGDLIDFYEHRGARVIVLSEYGITPVNKPIHINRLLREAGLLQVREALGLEHLDPGASQAFAVADHQLAHVYVNDPAVLPTVRRLLDNTDGIDVVLDEAGKREYHLNHDRAGELVAIASPEAWFTYYYWLDDRLAPDFARTVDIHRKPGYDPVELFIDPQLKAPKLKIASKLLQKKLGFRYLLDVIPLDATLVKGSHGHLTQTPEDCPVFITRQSQLLPQDSVAAVDVLPLMLDHLQAGTPLGQRQKAK from the coding sequence ATGAAAAAAACCGTTGTCATCAATGTGGTGGGTCTGAGTTCCCGGCTGATTGGAGACCACACCCCAAAGCTGCAGCGCTGGATAGCAGCAGGGCAGCTCGCGACCATTCAGCCGGTATTGCCAGCTGTCACCTGCACGGCCCAGAGCACTTATCTAACCGGACAGTGGCCCAGTCAGACTGGGATTGTAGCCAACGGTTGGTATTTTAGGGATGACTGTGAAGTGAGGTTTTGGCGGCAGTCTAATAAGCTGGTGCAAGCCCCCAAAATTTGGGAGATCGCTCGGCAGATAGATCCGTCTTTTACCTGCGCCAATCAGTTTTGGTGGTACAACATGTACTCCACGGTGGACTATTCAGTCACACCGCGCCCGATGTATCCGGCAGATGGCCGCAAGCTTCCAGATATTTACACCCAGCCAGCAGACCTCCGGCCCCGGCTGCAAGCAGAATTGGGGCAGTTTCCTCTGTTCAAATTTTGGGGGCCAGCGACTTCAGTGGAGTCTAGCCAGTGGATTGCGAATGCCGCCAAATGGGTAGAAGCCCGAGTGAATCCTACCTTGACGCTTATTTACCTGCCGCACCTCGACTATTGCCTCCAAAAAGTTGGCTGTGAAGCCGACCAGATAGCACAAGACCTCATGGATATCGATCATCTCTGCGGCGATTTGATTGATTTCTATGAGCATCGGGGAGCCCGGGTGATTGTGCTCTCTGAATATGGCATCACCCCTGTTAATAAACCGATTCACATCAACCGTTTACTGCGAGAGGCAGGGCTGTTGCAAGTGCGTGAAGCCTTGGGCTTAGAGCACTTAGACCCCGGAGCCAGTCAAGCGTTTGCGGTGGCTGATCACCAGCTGGCCCATGTATATGTCAATGATCCAGCGGTGCTGCCAACGGTGAGGCGTTTGCTAGACAACACAGACGGGATTGATGTCGTGCTGGACGAAGCGGGTAAACGGGAATATCATCTCAACCACGATCGCGCGGGCGAACTGGTGGCGATCGCCTCACCAGAGGCGTGGTTCACTTACTACTATTGGCTAGACGATCGCCTTGCTCCCGATTTTGCCCGCACCGTGGATATCCATCGCAAACCTGGGTACGACCCGGTAGAGTTATTCATCGACCCTCAATTGAAAGCGCCCAAGCTCAAAATTGCATCCAAGCTGCTGCAAAAGAAACTGGGTTTTCGATATCTCTTAGATGTGATTCCCCTGGATGCAACCCTGGTCAAGGGCTCTCACGGGCATCTCACTCAGACCCCTGAAGATTGCCCAGTGTTCATTACTCGCCAATCACAGTTGTTACCCCAAGATTCTGTTGCCGCAGTCGATGTCCTCCCACTCATGCTGGATCATCTGCAAGCAGGCACACCGCTAGGGCAAAGGCAGAAGGCGAAATGA
- the eboE gene encoding metabolite traffic protein EboE — protein MRISSHPPYHLTYCTNIHPGEDWASVLHNLQTYIPQLKQQLSPEAAFGIGLRLASAASEELLSGDALTQLQDWLAVQDCYVFTLNGFPYGGFHHQGVKDQVYAPDWSQGNRMHYTQRLITALAALLPEGIDGGISTVPLSYKPWWQANSACRTSVFERSSLQLAQIAAEMAQVEKSTGKHLHLDLEPEPDALLETADEVIAFFQDWLLPAGQVYLQQQQGISASTAEAWLRRYIRVCYDTCHFAVEYEDPALALAKFQKAGIAIGKFQLSSAIRIPIPAETSKRQALGQQLEPFAESPYLHQVIEQRSSGPLQHYPDLREALPALSTTDATEWRTHFHVPIFIDHYPPFSSTQDHIKTILKQLPQAPDCTHLEIETYTWTVLPPDMKLDILTSIQREYEWVLEGMNQKAKGRRQRDE, from the coding sequence ATGCGTATTAGCAGCCATCCCCCTTACCACCTGACCTATTGCACCAACATTCACCCCGGCGAAGACTGGGCTAGCGTCTTGCACAACCTGCAGACTTATATCCCTCAGCTGAAACAGCAGCTCTCCCCAGAGGCAGCCTTCGGCATCGGGTTGCGCCTAGCCAGTGCAGCCAGCGAGGAATTACTCTCTGGAGATGCCCTAACGCAGCTGCAAGATTGGCTAGCGGTTCAGGACTGCTATGTCTTTACCCTGAATGGGTTTCCCTACGGTGGCTTCCACCATCAAGGGGTGAAGGATCAGGTCTATGCACCAGATTGGTCTCAGGGCAATCGCATGCACTATACCCAACGATTGATCACGGCATTAGCAGCGCTGCTGCCAGAGGGTATCGATGGGGGCATCTCGACCGTCCCGCTGTCCTACAAGCCTTGGTGGCAAGCGAATTCAGCTTGTAGAACCTCCGTTTTTGAACGCAGCAGCCTACAGTTAGCCCAGATTGCCGCAGAGATGGCCCAGGTTGAAAAGTCAACAGGCAAACACTTGCATCTGGATCTAGAGCCTGAACCCGATGCCCTACTCGAAACTGCTGACGAGGTCATTGCCTTTTTCCAAGACTGGTTGCTCCCTGCAGGGCAGGTCTATCTTCAGCAGCAACAGGGAATCAGTGCTAGCACCGCTGAAGCATGGCTGCGGCGATATATTCGGGTTTGTTACGACACCTGCCACTTTGCCGTGGAATATGAAGATCCAGCGTTGGCCCTGGCCAAATTTCAGAAGGCGGGCATTGCGATCGGCAAATTCCAGCTCAGTTCCGCAATTCGGATTCCGATTCCGGCCGAGACCTCTAAGCGCCAAGCCCTTGGCCAACAGTTAGAACCATTTGCCGAATCTCCCTATCTGCATCAAGTCATTGAGCAGCGATCGTCCGGCCCCCTCCAGCATTACCCAGATTTGAGAGAGGCACTACCGGCATTGAGCACCACCGACGCCACCGAGTGGCGTACCCATTTCCACGTTCCGATTTTTATTGATCACTACCCACCATTTTCATCTACCCAAGATCACATCAAAACCATCTTGAAACAGCTGCCCCAGGCACCCGACTGCACACATCTAGAAATCGAAACCTACACATGGACGGTGCTGCCACCAGACATGAAGCTAGACATTCTCACCTCCATTCAACGTGAATACGAATGGGTGCTAGAGGGGATGAATCAAAAGGCAAAAGGCAGAAGGCAGAGGGATGAATGA
- a CDS encoding 3-dehydroquinate synthase, translated as MSPIPVKSWVHPPIRQHFAVTFEYTVHFTEQLFHPDNALLAEVIAADGEAGPKKIVVVVDDGLLPCHPQLMAQIQAYGEQYRHVLALTTDPVQVPGGEAAKNDPTLIEQLQRQTETGGLCRHSYIVAIGGGAVLDTVGYVAATTHRGIRLIRVPTTVLAQNDSGVGVKNSVNALGKKNFLGTFAPPYAVLNDFTFLTTLADRDWRAGMAEALKVALIKDAAFFEEIEAHAAAIARREMAPMRAAVYRCAALHMAHIAGNGDPFEMGSSRPLDFGHWAAHRLEHLTHYALRHGEAVAIGIALDSTYSYLSGWLPRQDWQRICTTFQTLGFALYVPELHNYLHQPAHPESLFRGLTEFREHLGGELTLTLLQGIGAGLEVHHVDLKRYQDAISILATLS; from the coding sequence ATATCGCCGATTCCGGTCAAATCGTGGGTTCATCCGCCCATTCGCCAACACTTTGCAGTGACCTTTGAATACACCGTCCACTTTACAGAGCAGCTATTTCATCCTGACAATGCTCTACTGGCTGAGGTGATTGCAGCCGATGGCGAGGCTGGCCCGAAGAAAATCGTGGTGGTGGTAGACGATGGGTTGCTGCCCTGTCACCCCCAGCTCATGGCTCAGATTCAGGCCTATGGAGAACAGTACCGCCATGTGCTGGCCTTGACGACAGATCCGGTTCAGGTGCCTGGGGGTGAAGCCGCTAAGAATGATCCAACGCTGATTGAACAACTGCAACGGCAGACGGAGACGGGGGGCTTGTGTCGCCATTCCTACATTGTGGCCATTGGCGGCGGGGCCGTGCTAGACACGGTTGGGTATGTCGCCGCCACCACCCATCGAGGGATTCGCCTCATCCGCGTGCCCACCACAGTCCTCGCGCAGAATGACTCTGGGGTGGGGGTGAAAAACAGCGTCAATGCCTTGGGTAAAAAGAACTTCTTAGGCACCTTTGCCCCTCCCTATGCCGTGCTGAATGACTTCACGTTTCTGACGACGTTGGCCGATCGCGACTGGCGTGCGGGCATGGCAGAGGCCTTAAAGGTCGCCCTCATTAAAGATGCAGCCTTTTTTGAGGAAATAGAAGCCCATGCAGCGGCGATCGCTCGCCGGGAAATGGCCCCGATGCGGGCAGCTGTCTATCGTTGTGCAGCGCTGCATATGGCTCACATTGCGGGAAATGGGGACCCCTTTGAGATGGGCTCTTCCCGCCCGCTCGATTTTGGTCACTGGGCCGCCCATCGCCTGGAACACTTGACCCACTATGCGCTACGTCATGGAGAAGCAGTGGCGATCGGTATCGCTTTGGACAGTACCTACTCCTATCTCTCCGGATGGCTCCCACGGCAGGATTGGCAGCGTATTTGCACCACCTTTCAAACCCTAGGCTTTGCCCTGTATGTGCCAGAGCTGCACAACTACCTGCATCAACCCGCCCATCCTGAGTCCTTATTCCGAGGTCTGACGGAGTTCCGAGAACATCTCGGCGGTGAGTTGACCTTGACGCTACTCCAGGGCATTGGCGCTGGCCTGGAAGTTCACCACGTTGATCTAAAGCGCTATCAGGATGCCATATCCATTCTGGCCACGCTGTCGTGA